A genome region from Natronobeatus ordinarius includes the following:
- a CDS encoding ATP-binding cassette domain-containing protein — MIDVDSISVSYGDVSVLRDVSFDVDRGEFVGLVGPNGAGKTTLLRTISGVLTPDSGTVDVDGVGVDGLSSRASSRLVSVVPQDTHLSFAFDVRDVVEMGRHPHRSRFGSPTPEDRATVDRALERTRTAELADRSIDAVSGGERQRVLLARTIAQDTPVVLLDEPTASLDVNHQVETLDLVRELTDDGKTAVAAIHDLDLAARYCDRLVVLADGVVCGQGPAEDVLSAETISRAFDATAAVTTNPFTGTPTVTALSSRASDEPVPGPVHVLGSGETAATVVARLEAAGVDVSVGPVSRGDVAATVARRLAVDRLTVEPFAPLSRDALATLENRLYAAACVVLADLEVGAGNQLVLEALSTVSPTLVVVETRPFAERNHAGERAERLYDELRQDAVEATPAGILDGVARALDDGNRRIPRSLEADDD, encoded by the coding sequence GTGATCGACGTCGACTCCATCTCGGTGTCCTACGGCGACGTCTCCGTCCTCCGGGACGTCTCCTTCGACGTCGACCGGGGCGAATTCGTCGGCCTCGTCGGCCCGAACGGGGCCGGGAAGACCACGCTCTTGCGGACCATAAGCGGCGTGCTGACGCCGGATTCGGGAACCGTCGACGTCGACGGCGTCGGCGTCGACGGACTCTCCTCGAGGGCCTCGAGCCGGCTCGTCTCGGTCGTTCCACAGGACACCCACCTCTCGTTTGCCTTCGACGTCCGGGACGTCGTCGAGATGGGCCGACACCCCCACCGTTCGCGCTTTGGCTCGCCGACGCCTGAGGACCGCGCCACCGTCGACCGCGCGCTCGAGCGAACCCGAACGGCCGAACTGGCCGACCGTTCGATCGACGCGGTCAGCGGCGGCGAACGCCAACGCGTGCTGCTCGCACGGACGATCGCCCAGGACACCCCGGTCGTCTTGCTCGACGAACCCACGGCGAGCCTCGACGTCAACCACCAGGTCGAGACGCTCGACCTCGTCCGTGAGCTCACCGACGACGGAAAAACCGCCGTCGCCGCCATCCACGACCTGGACCTCGCCGCCCGGTACTGCGATCGCCTCGTCGTCCTGGCCGACGGCGTCGTCTGCGGGCAGGGTCCCGCCGAGGACGTCCTGTCCGCAGAAACTATTTCCCGGGCGTTCGACGCGACCGCAGCCGTGACGACCAACCCCTTTACCGGCACGCCGACGGTCACCGCGCTGTCGTCGCGCGCCAGCGACGAGCCCGTCCCCGGCCCCGTCCACGTTCTCGGGTCGGGGGAGACGGCCGCCACCGTCGTCGCCCGACTCGAGGCTGCCGGCGTCGACGTCTCCGTCGGCCCCGTCTCGCGCGGCGACGTCGCGGCGACGGTGGCGCGACGGCTCGCGGTCGACCGGCTCACCGTCGAACCGTTCGCGCCGCTCTCACGCGACGCGCTCGCGACGCTCGAGAATCGACTTTACGCGGCCGCCTGCGTCGTGCTGGCGGACCTCGAAGTCGGCGCCGGCAATCAGCTCGTCCTCGAGGCGCTCTCGACCGTCTCACCGACGCTCGTCGTCGTCGAGACCCGGCCGTTCGCGGAACGGAATCACGCCGGCGAGCGCGCCGAACGGCTGTACGACGAGCTTCGACAGGACGCCGTCGAGGCGACGCCAGCGGGGATACTCGACGGCGTCGCTCGAGCACTCGATGACGGCAACCGACGCATACCGCGCTCGCTCGAGGCAGACGACGACTGA
- a CDS encoding PH domain-containing protein, translating into MESLNPRIRVLWIAQAALGAIVLGVVLAGVDGQLYSLPIALPLGAGALVLLLGVTYAVRLYQKWRFELQEDSLYLERGVITFVETSVPFVRVQHVDTRFGPIERALGLSSVVVYTAGSRNADVRIPGLTPDRARKLQDTLRDLAVESEGGDAV; encoded by the coding sequence ATGGAATCGCTGAATCCACGGATCAGGGTCCTCTGGATCGCGCAGGCAGCGCTCGGCGCGATCGTTCTCGGCGTCGTTCTCGCGGGGGTCGACGGCCAGCTCTACTCGTTGCCGATCGCCCTCCCGCTCGGTGCGGGGGCGCTCGTCTTGCTCCTTGGCGTCACCTACGCCGTCCGCCTCTACCAGAAGTGGCGCTTCGAACTCCAGGAGGACTCCCTCTACCTCGAGCGGGGCGTGATCACGTTCGTCGAGACGTCCGTCCCGTTCGTGCGCGTCCAGCACGTCGACACCCGGTTTGGACCCATAGAGCGCGCGCTCGGGCTCTCGAGCGTCGTCGTCTACACGGCGGGCTCGCGCAACGCCGACGTCAGGATCCCGGGGCTGACGCCCGATCGGGCGCGAAAGCTTCAGGACACGCTCCGAGACCTCGCCGTCGAGAGCGAGGGTGGCGACGCGGTATGA
- a CDS encoding DUF7523 family protein: MSLAAETRRAVEEHPFLVVALRAGVVNYTAAARFLEVDGEVDGEVDAVATALRRYAEELPDYETGAADARVSMQSGIEPVDELEDALLVVGGTAFGPGDGSRTAIVATGAVDASALAATIQALELEGTDVLAAGVGTEAMVVVVDRLDGATAVRAVERALEGVPRLARD, encoded by the coding sequence ATGTCACTCGCAGCTGAGACGCGCCGAGCCGTCGAGGAGCACCCGTTTCTCGTCGTAGCGCTCCGGGCAGGCGTCGTCAACTACACCGCCGCCGCCCGCTTTCTCGAGGTCGACGGCGAGGTTGACGGCGAGGTCGACGCCGTCGCGACGGCGCTCCGGCGGTACGCCGAGGAGCTGCCCGACTACGAGACGGGCGCGGCCGACGCCCGCGTCTCGATGCAGAGCGGGATCGAGCCGGTCGACGAGCTCGAGGACGCCCTGCTGGTCGTCGGCGGGACGGCGTTCGGCCCCGGAGACGGGAGTCGGACGGCCATCGTCGCCACGGGGGCCGTCGACGCGTCGGCGCTCGCCGCGACGATCCAGGCGCTCGAACTCGAAGGAACCGACGTCCTCGCCGCGGGCGTCGGCACGGAGGCGATGGTCGTCGTCGTCGACCGACTCGACGGGGCGACCGCGGTCCGGGCAGTCGAGCGAGCGCTCGAGGGGGTACCACGGCTCGCTCGGGACTGA
- the btuC gene encoding vitamin B12 ABC transporter permease BtuC — MESPGRIVSWTGGLTVLLVVVAVGSAAIGPVRIDPVTVALAALNALVVPSGVTAGTTTIPVLGWGVPVPGFEYTSVFAFDVPDTHQIIVGDVRLPRIALAATVGFSLAAAGTVMQGFFRNPLADPSIIGVSAGAAAGAVAAIAFPMLVPFGSLHLSAFVGAIATAFLVYAIATEGGRTPVATLLLAGVAIQAFLGAMISYMLVHSGDSLRQAVVWMMGHLSNTTWSDVGFALPVTLLGVAVLGAYTRELNVLLLGEEDAHHLGVEVERTKLLLLAVASVVTAAGVAVAGVIGFVGLVVPHMMRLIVGPDHRILLPTSALAGASFLVATDTVARAGPAEVPVGIVTAALGAPFFLYLLTRREVHSL, encoded by the coding sequence ATGGAGTCGCCTGGCCGAATCGTCTCGTGGACTGGAGGGCTTACCGTCCTCCTCGTGGTCGTCGCCGTCGGGAGCGCAGCGATCGGTCCGGTCAGGATCGATCCGGTGACGGTCGCGCTCGCCGCACTCAACGCCCTCGTCGTCCCGTCGGGGGTCACCGCCGGCACGACGACGATTCCCGTGCTCGGTTGGGGAGTTCCCGTTCCGGGCTTCGAGTACACCTCCGTCTTCGCATTCGACGTTCCCGACACTCACCAGATTATCGTGGGCGACGTCCGACTCCCACGGATCGCGCTCGCGGCGACGGTCGGCTTCTCGCTGGCTGCCGCCGGAACCGTGATGCAGGGCTTTTTCCGCAATCCGCTCGCCGACCCGTCGATCATCGGCGTCTCGGCCGGTGCAGCGGCCGGAGCCGTCGCCGCGATCGCCTTCCCCATGCTCGTTCCCTTCGGGAGTCTCCACCTCTCGGCGTTCGTCGGCGCGATCGCGACCGCCTTTCTGGTCTACGCCATCGCGACCGAGGGCGGCCGCACGCCGGTCGCCACGCTCTTGCTCGCCGGCGTCGCCATCCAGGCGTTTCTCGGCGCGATGATCTCCTACATGCTCGTTCACAGCGGCGACAGCTTGCGCCAGGCCGTCGTCTGGATGATGGGACACCTCAGCAACACCACCTGGAGTGACGTCGGCTTCGCACTGCCCGTCACGCTCCTGGGCGTGGCCGTCCTCGGGGCGTACACCCGCGAGTTGAACGTCCTCTTGCTCGGCGAGGAGGACGCCCACCACCTCGGCGTCGAGGTCGAACGGACGAAGCTACTCTTGCTCGCCGTCGCCAGCGTCGTCACCGCCGCGGGGGTCGCTGTCGCGGGCGTCATCGGCTTCGTCGGCCTCGTGGTCCCGCACATGATGCGCCTGATCGTCGGCCCCGACCACCGCATCCTGCTTCCGACCAGCGCCCTCGCCGGCGCCTCGTTCCTCGTCGCCACCGACACCGTCGCTCGCGCCGGTCCCGCCGAGGTCCCCGTCGGCATCGTCACCGCTGCACTCGGCGCACCGTTTTTCCTCTACCTGCTCACACGCCGGGAGGTGCATTCGCTGTGA
- a CDS encoding presenilin family intramembrane aspartyl protease PSH produces the protein MNDRSRILAAVFLTVCLFLGVQLGALALVEPFQEADYQAVEDPQDPTNSLLYLLIILVATGFMLAAFRYDAQWLIRGLIIGVSVMLAWFVFGEVIPPVVSYAGVNLLAVVASLAVGAGLLVYPEWYVIDLAGVLIGAGAAGLFGISFGLFPAILLLAALAVYDAISVYKTKHMLTLAGGVMDLRIPVVLVVPTTLSYTHLDPESTEGIVEERTTSSAGDGSHRESAGAGDLEDEHTPGDRGHDADDLDEPSKEHGDRERDALFIGLGDAVIPTILVASAASFVDVPAIDVPMIALNLPALGAMVGTIAGLLVLMYMVLQGRAHAGLPLLNGGAIGGYLLGALASGIPLVAALGL, from the coding sequence ATGAACGATCGGAGTCGAATTCTCGCCGCCGTCTTTCTGACGGTCTGTCTGTTTCTCGGCGTCCAGCTGGGCGCGCTCGCGCTGGTCGAGCCGTTCCAGGAGGCCGACTACCAGGCCGTCGAAGACCCCCAGGACCCGACCAACAGCCTGCTCTACCTGCTGATCATCCTCGTCGCGACGGGCTTCATGCTCGCGGCGTTTCGCTACGACGCCCAGTGGCTGATTCGCGGCCTGATCATCGGGGTGAGTGTGATGCTCGCCTGGTTCGTCTTCGGCGAGGTGATCCCGCCGGTGGTCAGCTACGCCGGCGTGAACCTCCTCGCCGTCGTCGCCTCCCTCGCCGTCGGCGCGGGGCTGCTCGTCTACCCCGAGTGGTACGTCATCGACCTCGCCGGCGTCCTGATCGGTGCCGGTGCCGCCGGCTTATTCGGCATCAGCTTCGGACTCTTCCCGGCGATCCTCTTGCTAGCCGCGCTCGCCGTCTACGACGCCATCAGCGTCTACAAGACCAAGCACATGCTCACCCTCGCCGGCGGCGTGATGGACCTCCGAATCCCCGTCGTGCTGGTCGTCCCCACGACCCTCTCGTACACCCACCTCGACCCGGAGAGCACCGAGGGAATCGTCGAGGAGCGAACCACCTCGAGTGCGGGTGACGGCAGCCACCGAGAGAGTGCGGGAGCCGGCGATCTCGAGGACGAGCACACCCCCGGCGACCGTGGCCACGACGCCGACGACCTCGACGAGCCCTCGAAGGAACACGGCGACCGCGAGCGTGACGCGCTGTTCATCGGGCTGGGCGACGCGGTGATCCCGACGATCCTCGTCGCCAGCGCGGCGTCGTTCGTCGACGTGCCGGCGATCGACGTCCCGATGATCGCGCTCAACCTCCCGGCGCTCGGTGCGATGGTCGGCACGATCGCCGGCCTGCTCGTGCTCATGTACATGGTGTTACAGGGACGAGCCCACGCCGGACTCCCGCTGCTCAACGGCGGTGCGATCGGCGGCTACCTGCTCGGGGCGCTCGCCAGCGGGATCCCGCTCGTGGCGGCGCTCGGGTTGTGA
- a CDS encoding BolA family protein has product MTPEDVERLIEAELEDAEATVTRARDKHDDDHLAATVVSPAFEGLTLVSQHQLVYDALGEHMTTDIHALELSTYTPEEYEEY; this is encoded by the coding sequence ATGACACCCGAAGACGTCGAGCGACTCATCGAGGCCGAACTCGAGGACGCCGAGGCGACCGTCACGCGCGCTCGAGACAAACACGACGACGACCACCTCGCGGCGACGGTCGTCTCGCCTGCGTTCGAGGGACTCACGCTGGTTTCCCAACACCAGCTGGTGTACGATGCGCTGGGCGAACACATGACCACCGACATCCACGCCCTCGAGCTCTCGACGTACACCCCCGAAGAGTACGAAGAGTACTAG
- a CDS encoding H/ACA ribonucleoprotein complex subunit GAR1, producing the protein MYRVGQVVRVAQGLAILRAAGDDPASIGTMVLDDSLAEVGRVVDVFGPVERPYLAVTPNDDVHLPALVGETLYAR; encoded by the coding sequence ATGTATCGAGTTGGACAGGTCGTCCGGGTCGCCCAGGGGCTGGCGATTCTCCGGGCGGCCGGAGACGATCCCGCGTCGATCGGGACGATGGTGCTCGACGATTCGCTCGCCGAAGTCGGTCGCGTCGTCGACGTCTTCGGCCCCGTCGAACGACCGTATCTGGCAGTGACGCCGAACGACGACGTCCACCTGCCCGCGCTGGTCGGTGAAACGCTGTACGCGCGATGA
- the srp19 gene encoding signal recognition particle subunit SRP19 — translation MVENVIWPAYLDVDCSRAEGRRVPEELAVEEPTVDEIAKAVQQIGYDVTIERDKAYSREPWRERGRVVVRGAHDSTKNDLVQAVAAYVLAMRE, via the coding sequence ATGGTCGAGAACGTCATCTGGCCCGCCTATCTCGATGTGGACTGCTCACGGGCCGAGGGACGACGCGTCCCGGAGGAACTGGCAGTCGAGGAGCCGACGGTCGACGAAATCGCAAAAGCCGTCCAGCAGATCGGCTACGACGTCACGATCGAACGGGACAAGGCGTACTCGAGAGAGCCCTGGCGTGAACGCGGCCGAGTCGTCGTCCGCGGCGCCCACGACTCGACGAAGAACGATCTCGTTCAGGCCGTCGCCGCGTACGTCCTGGCGATGCGAGAGTGA
- a CDS encoding PGF-CTERM-anchored ABC transporter substrate-binding protein: MRTLQIVLIATLVAVSAFSPATVAAGTTQAVECEYPLTVTDATGEEIVLEEPPESVVALQASDAQTVFEIGAEDRLVGLPHTDATSGLDRENYADVSDGWAINHEQVIALEPDVVLAANITADEDVETLREAGLTVYHFDAADSIEDVRETVLLTGELTGECDGAQETADWMDDQLEIVETALEDVDRPLAYYAMTGDDGWTAGSGTFIHEALETAGVENVAEGAGIDGYQQISPETVVDEDPEWIIYPDGNDEPPVAEAVQATTAYQEGNFVTVDDNQINQPAPQIVAVVVEIVEAVHPEAYQQASDELEATDPGDDASDDESQEERDDSSDEESGDASDDEDGIESDDDSVPGFGVPVAIASLLVAGCVLLRGR, from the coding sequence ATGCGAACGTTACAAATCGTTCTGATTGCGACGCTGGTGGCCGTCTCCGCATTCTCTCCGGCGACGGTTGCTGCTGGAACCACACAGGCAGTGGAGTGTGAATATCCGCTGACGGTGACCGATGCGACAGGCGAAGAGATCGTCCTCGAGGAACCGCCCGAGTCGGTCGTCGCTCTCCAGGCGAGTGACGCCCAGACCGTCTTCGAGATCGGTGCCGAAGACCGCCTCGTCGGACTGCCCCACACCGACGCGACGAGCGGCCTCGATCGCGAGAACTATGCCGACGTCAGCGATGGGTGGGCGATCAACCACGAACAGGTGATCGCTCTCGAGCCGGACGTCGTTCTGGCAGCGAACATCACGGCCGACGAGGACGTCGAGACGCTCCGTGAGGCGGGGCTCACCGTTTATCACTTCGACGCTGCCGACTCGATCGAGGACGTTCGGGAGACCGTCCTCCTGACCGGCGAACTCACGGGCGAGTGTGACGGGGCCCAGGAGACCGCAGACTGGATGGACGACCAACTCGAGATCGTCGAGACCGCCCTCGAGGACGTGGATCGGCCGCTTGCCTACTACGCGATGACCGGCGACGACGGCTGGACCGCCGGTTCCGGGACGTTCATTCACGAAGCCCTCGAGACCGCTGGCGTCGAGAACGTCGCCGAGGGAGCGGGGATCGACGGCTACCAGCAGATCAGCCCGGAAACGGTCGTCGACGAAGATCCCGAGTGGATCATCTACCCCGACGGGAACGACGAACCGCCAGTCGCCGAGGCAGTTCAGGCGACGACCGCCTATCAGGAGGGTAATTTCGTCACCGTCGACGACAACCAGATCAACCAGCCCGCACCGCAGATCGTCGCCGTCGTCGTGGAGATCGTCGAAGCGGTCCACCCGGAGGCCTACCAGCAGGCGAGTGACGAACTCGAGGCGACGGACCCCGGAGATGACGCGAGCGACGACGAGAGCCAGGAGGAACGTGACGACTCGAGCGACGAGGAGAGCGGAGATGCGAGTGACGACGAAGACGGCATCGAGAGCGACGACGACTCCGTGCCCGGATTCGGTGTCCCGGTCGCGATCGCGTCGCTGCTCGTCGCCGGTTGCGTCCTCCTTCGAGGCCGGTAA
- a CDS encoding ribbon-helix-helix protein, CopG family, producing the protein MEPITLRLQPDLLDDLDDEADEAGFSSRSEYIRHLLMNRPSISQGVTTGIDTATSDTETVDTLVVQVEELTEHVTGLEERITDLEDDVDDDSSPADLIGKYRKHQYGHSTRRFLTRVNNS; encoded by the coding sequence ATGGAACCGATTACACTCCGTCTCCAGCCGGACTTACTAGACGATCTGGATGATGAGGCTGACGAAGCGGGATTTAGTAGCCGGTCAGAATACATTCGCCACCTGTTGATGAATCGGCCTTCTATCTCACAGGGAGTAACAACCGGCATCGATACGGCTACATCCGATACCGAAACTGTGGATACGCTCGTAGTTCAAGTTGAGGAGCTTACTGAACACGTGACTGGGCTTGAGGAGCGGATCACTGACCTCGAGGACGACGTCGACGATGACTCTTCACCGGCGGATCTGATAGGAAAGTATCGGAAGCACCAATACGGTCACTCAACAAGAAGATTCCTCACAAGAGTCAACAACAGCTGA
- the cysS gene encoding cysteine--tRNA ligase, whose amino-acid sequence MTLHVTNTLTGEKEPFEPQDPDDVLLYYCGLTVSDPPHLGHARSWVHVDVMHRWLEHLGYGVRHVENFTDVNEKIVARVGQDDLGESEAEVARTYVRETLAAMRSLNLLRATVYPRVSEHVPEIIELIETLVESGYAYESNGSVYFDVTRFSEYGKLSNQDLEEIESQGDPDERSEKRHPADFALWKAGGVDPEAVREHAKGAVWERPPEGQTWDSPWGAGRPGWHIECSAMSMTHLGETLDVHVGGRDLVFPHHENEIAQSEAATGQPFATYWLHCELFQMDEEKMSSSLGNFVTVADAVEGWGANVLRTFLTAGSYNSQQLYSDETIAEAKERWERLERAHERATAAIDSPDAGTKVEAAALRETVETARESFTDAMNDDFNTREAQSALLEVAAAVNRHVDAEEYDYRGLRRAVETLEELGWVLGLAFDGDSTGQADLAGDVVDLVLEIREDERTAGNYERADALRDELEALGVEVQDTDEGPTYRLPSDG is encoded by the coding sequence ATGACCCTGCACGTGACGAACACGTTGACGGGCGAGAAGGAGCCGTTCGAGCCACAGGACCCCGACGACGTCTTGCTCTACTACTGTGGCCTGACGGTCTCTGACCCGCCTCACCTCGGCCACGCCCGCTCGTGGGTGCACGTCGACGTGATGCACCGCTGGCTCGAACACCTCGGCTACGGCGTCCGCCACGTCGAGAACTTCACGGACGTCAACGAGAAGATCGTCGCCCGCGTCGGCCAGGACGACCTGGGCGAGTCCGAAGCCGAAGTCGCCCGCACCTACGTCAGGGAGACGCTCGCCGCGATGCGGTCGCTCAACCTGCTCCGGGCGACGGTCTACCCGCGCGTCTCAGAGCACGTCCCCGAAATCATCGAGCTGATCGAGACGCTGGTCGAGTCGGGTTACGCCTACGAGTCGAACGGCTCGGTCTACTTCGACGTGACTCGCTTTTCGGAGTACGGCAAGCTCTCGAACCAGGACCTCGAGGAGATCGAGTCCCAGGGTGATCCCGACGAGCGATCGGAAAAGCGCCACCCGGCGGACTTCGCGCTCTGGAAGGCCGGCGGCGTCGATCCCGAGGCCGTCCGCGAGCACGCCAAAGGAGCCGTCTGGGAGCGCCCGCCAGAGGGCCAGACCTGGGACTCGCCGTGGGGTGCGGGCCGACCCGGCTGGCACATCGAGTGCTCGGCGATGAGCATGACCCACCTCGGGGAAACCTTAGACGTCCACGTCGGCGGCCGGGACCTCGTCTTCCCCCACCACGAGAACGAGATCGCCCAGTCTGAGGCCGCCACCGGCCAGCCGTTTGCGACGTACTGGCTGCACTGTGAGCTGTTCCAGATGGACGAGGAGAAGATGTCCTCGAGTCTGGGCAACTTCGTCACCGTCGCCGACGCGGTCGAGGGGTGGGGCGCCAACGTCCTCCGAACGTTCCTCACCGCCGGTTCCTACAACAGCCAGCAGCTCTACTCTGACGAGACGATCGCCGAGGCGAAAGAGCGGTGGGAACGACTCGAGCGCGCCCACGAACGCGCGACCGCGGCTATCGACTCCCCCGACGCGGGGACGAAGGTCGAAGCCGCCGCGCTCAGAGAAACCGTCGAGACGGCTCGTGAGTCGTTCACCGACGCGATGAACGACGACTTCAACACCCGCGAGGCCCAGTCCGCGCTGCTCGAGGTCGCCGCCGCGGTCAACCGCCACGTCGACGCCGAGGAGTACGACTACCGCGGCCTCCGGCGGGCGGTCGAGACGCTCGAGGAACTCGGCTGGGTGCTCGGCCTCGCTTTCGACGGCGATTCGACCGGGCAGGCCGACCTCGCCGGCGACGTCGTCGACCTCGTCCTCGAGATCCGCGAGGACGAGCGGACGGCGGGCAACTACGAGCGAGCCGACGCGTTGCGCGACGAACTCGAGGCCCTCGGCGTCGAGGTGCAAGACACCGACGAGGGGCCGACCTACCGGCTCCCGTCGGACGGCTGA